One genomic segment of Esox lucius isolate fEsoLuc1 chromosome 15, fEsoLuc1.pri, whole genome shotgun sequence includes these proteins:
- the klc1a gene encoding kinesin light chain 1 isoform X6, which yields MRENMSTMVCVKAEDDPGEKLSQDEIISRTKQVIQGLEALKQEHNSILEGLLGTLHCMKQDDQGVLVEEKSLMIRKSLEMLELGLSEAQVMMALSGHLSSVESEKQKLRAQVRRLCQENQWLRDELAGTQQKLQKSEQSVAQLEEEKKHLEFMNQLKKYDEDLSPSEEKDSDSSKENLDDLFPDDQDEQPPGIQQPQSSAAAAAQQGGYEIPARLRTLHNLVIQYASQGRYEVAVPLCKQALEDLEKTSGHDHPDVATMLNILALVYRDQNKYKEAANLLNDALAIREKTLGRDHPAVAATLNNLAVLYGKRGKYKEAEPLCKRALEIREKVLGKDHPDVAKQLNNLALLCQNQGKYEEVEYYYQRALEIYQTQLGPDDPNVAKTKNNLASCYLKQGKFKLAETLYKEILTRAHEREFGSVDDENKPIWMHAEEREEQSKGKQTEGSSFGEYGGWYKACKVDSPTVTTTLKNLGALYRRQGKHEAAETLEEAARRSRKQGLDTVHKQRVADVLSEPEGREKQRSRESLTSDTTVKYESSPDGGEEA from the exons ATGCGTGAGAACATGTCCACCATGGTGTGTGTGAAGGCGGAGGATGACCCTGGGGAGAAGCTGTCCCAGGATGAGATTATCTCCAGGACCAAGCAGGTGATCCAGGGCCTGGAAGCACTGAAGCAGGAGCACAACTCCATCCTGGAGGGTTTGCTAGGCACACTGCACTGCATGAAACAAGATGACCAGGGGgtcctagtggaggagaagtcCCTCATGATCCGCAAGTCCCTGGAGATGCTGGAGTTGGGCCTGAGCGAGGCACAG GTGATGATGGCGCTGTCGGGCCACTTAAGCTCGGTGGAGTCGGAGAAGCAGAAGCTGCGCGCCCAGGTGAGGAGGCTGTGCCAGGAGAACCAGTGGCTGAGGGACGAGCTGGCAGGCACCCAGCAGAAGCTGCAGAAGAGCGAGCAGAGTGTGGCCCAGCTTGAGGAAGAGAAGAAACACCTGGAGTTCATGAACCAGCTCAAGAAGTATGATGAGGACCTGTCACCATCA GAGGAGAAGGACTCTGACTCCAGTAAAGAGAATCTGGATGATCTATTCCCTGACGATCAGGATGAACAACCACCTGGTA TCCAGCAGCCCCAGAGCAGTGCAGCGGCTGCGGCCCAGCAGGGAGGCTATGAGATCCCGGCCCGTCTGAGGACCCTCCACAACCTGGTGATCCAGTACGCCTCCCAGGGGCGCTACGAGGTGGCCGTGCCCCTTTGCAAACAGGCCCTGGAGGACCTGGAGAAGACCTCCGGCCACGACCACCCTGACGTGGCAACCATGCTCAACATCCTGGCCCTGGTCTACAG gGACCAGAACAAATACAAAGAGGCGGCTAACCTACTGAATGACGCTCTGGCCATCAGGGAGAAGACTCTGGGCAGGGACCATCCAGCA gTGGCTGCTACACTCAACAACCTGGCTGTGCTTTATGGGAAACGGGGCAAGTACAAGGAGGCAGAGCCACTCTGCAAGCGGGCCCTGGAGATCCGGGAGAAG GTGTTGGGTAAAGACCACCCTGACGTGGCCAAGCAGCTGAACAACCTGGCCCTGCTGTGTCAGAACCAGGGCAAGTACGAGGAGGTGGAGTACTACTACCAGAGGGCCCTGGAGATCTACCAGACCCAGTTAGGCCCTGATGACCCCAATGTGGCCAAAACCAAGAACAACCTG GCTTCCTGTTACCTGAAGCAGGGGAAGTTCAAGCTGGCTGAAACTCTGTACAAAGAGATCCTTACCCGCGCACACGAGAGGGAGTTTGGCTCCGTAGacg ATGAGAACAAACCTATTTGGATGCATgcggaggagagagaggaacagagcaAG GGAAAGCAGACGGAAGGCTCGTCGTTTGGAGAATATGGAGGCTGGTACAAGGCCTGTAAAGTAGACAG CCCCACAGTGACCACCACCCTGAAGAACCTGGGCGCCCTCTACAGGCGGCAGGGCAAACATGAGGCAGCAGAGACACTAGAGGAGGCAGCCAGGCGCTCCAGAAAACAG GGTCTGGACACGGTGCACAAGCAGCGTGTAGCGGACGTCCTAAGCGAACCAGAGGGCCGGGAGAAGCAGCGGAGCCGCGAGAGCCTGACCTCTGACACCACGGTGAAGTACGAGAGCAGCCCGGACGGGGGCGAGGAA GCATAA